Proteins encoded by one window of Elaeis guineensis isolate ETL-2024a chromosome 12, EG11, whole genome shotgun sequence:
- the LOC140852858 gene encoding uncharacterized protein, translated as MVVRKISSSRVAIERSNGSEEDLGENPFNNRDLIKRLVDGCILPEIVHRIVHADPEQRVWDSLGSFLEIGHQLIANIEAMKNTKKEAAQAEEGRQAEAARLKEKVAEVTSLQEALQKEEQTSTDLKAALEEERRKAEAEVSKLKEQIPTLVSEARAQAVEEFKTSSEMRDLNIKFGQAAFIKGFELCQEKVVGKFFELDLSFLDEASDDEAGPSEAAVGLPPAGTSSTAATTVTDLSGASSSSTSAPEVRDL; from the exons atggtggtccgcaagatcagcagcagcagggttgccatcgaaaggtccaacggctccgaagaggatttgggggagaaccccttcaacaacagggatttaataaaaaggttggtcgatgggtgcattttgcccgagatcgtccacaggatcgtccatgccgatcctgaacagcgggtttgggactctctggggtcctttcttgag attggacaccagctcatcgccaacatcgaggcgatgaaaaatacaaagaaggaagcagcccaggcggaggaaggtcgccaggctgaggctgcccgtcttaaggagaaggtcgccgaagtcacgagtctccaagaggcgctccagaaggaggaacaaacttcgacggatctgaaggctgctttggaggaggaaagaaggaaggcagaggccgaggtctccaagctgaaagagcagatcccgaccctagtttcggaggcaagggcccaagcagtggaggagttcaagacctcctccgagatgagagatctgaatatcaagttcggtcaggctgcctttatcaaaggcttcgagctttgccaggagaaggtggtcggaaagtttttcgaactcgacctcagcttcctggacgaAGCGTCTGACGATGAAGctggaccttccgaagctgctgtcggtctccctccagccgggacctcttcaactgccgcaaCTACCGTGACCGACCTTTCGGGggcgtcgagctcctccacttctgctccagaggttcgagacctctaa